From the genome of Fusarium oxysporum f. sp. lycopersici 4287 chromosome 3, whole genome shotgun sequence, one region includes:
- a CDS encoding hypothetical protein (At least one base has a quality score < 10), producing MSTQSRQHGSNEHAVEDLEMCVIPTRHLANDVVESFAWSNLEVLVKDRKTKQPLSILSKASGIINASEMLAIMGPSGSGKTTLLNALARRVAAAGATTTGDILGNGQKMELEMTRNLSTYVEQEDALIGSLTVRETMIFAARLALPSNVTRKEAFRRVDDLISSFGLQSQAHTIVGTPIKKGLSGGQKKRLGVASRLVANPKILFLDEPTSGLDSALSLEVITYIKEIGRRNKLLIIASIHQPSSATFHQFDKLCLLSGGKTCYFGLVCEAPIYFARAGYYMPRETNAAEFYLDLINTDLDKNGEVRRRTEDITQKWAVSTQRADLDAAIVSARYASSVDLSRHKILKPSPWLIPLILLHRSWIKSHRDVVVYGIRIVMYLGLAILMGTVFLRLKTDQKYIQAFINAIFFGGAFMSFMAIAYVPAFLEDLHTFYQERANGLVGPPSFMVSNFIIGLPFLFLITLVFSIVEYWLSNFRPNASAFFMWVMWLFLDLLAAESLVVLVSCLFPVFVVALAITAFANGLWMCVDGFLVPMSILNPFWKYVFHYIDFQAYVFQGMMVNEFESREYACAKTPQGYQCMYYSDLNSAGKIRGTAVLDNFSISMGLEGTWVGILIGIIAGYRLLAYLVLIWRK from the exons ATGAGTACTCAATCTAGACAACATGGATCAAACGAGCATGCAgtcgaggatcttgagatgtGTGTGATCCCAACTCGTCACCTAGCCAACGATGTTGTCGAAAGTTTCGCCTGGAGCAACCTTGAAGTCCTCGTCAAAGACCGGAAAACCAAACAGCCACTTTCCATCTTATCCAAAGCGTCAGGAATTATCAACGCATCTGAAATGCTTGCTATCATGGGCCCGAGTGGATCCGGTAAGACCACGTTGCTTAACGCTCTTGCTCGTCGAGtcgctgctgctggagcGACTACAACAGGCGATATACTTGGCAATGGACAGAAGATGGAACTCGAGATGACCCGTAATCTCTCTACATACGTAGAGCAGGAGGATGCACTGATAGGCAGTCTGACGGTACGAGAAACGATGATCTTTGCGGCCAGGCTTGCGCTTCCTAG CAACGTAACTAGGAAGGAAGCTTTCCGCCGTGTGGATGACCTTATCTCCAGCTTTGGCCTGCAGTCACAGGCCCACACTATTGTCGGCACACCTATTAAGAAGGGTCTGAGTGGAGGCCAGAAGAAACGGCTTGGTGTCGCTAGCCGGCTCGTTGCCAATCCTAAAATTCTGTTCCTTGATGAGCCAACCAGTGGACTAGACTCAGCTCTCAGTCTCGAAGTCATCacttatattaaagagatTGGCAGGCGGAATAAG CTCCTTATAATAGCTTCCATTCATCAACCCTCTTCGGCGACATTTCATCAATTCGACAAGCTCTGCCTCCTCTCGGGAGGGAAAACCTGCTACTTTGGTCTAGTCTGCGAAGCACCTATCTACTTCGCCAGGGCTGGTTACTATATGCCCCGTGAGACTAATGCTGCCGAGTTCTATCTTGACCTAATTAATACCGACTTGGATAAGAACGGCGAAGTTCGCCGCCGCACAGAAGATATTACTCAAAAATGGGCAGTGTCAACCCAGCGCGCGGATCTTGATGCTGCTATCGTGAGCGCGAGATATGCTTCCTCTGTCGATTTGTCAAGACATAAAATTCTAAAACCAAGCCCTTGGTTAATTCCTCTGATCTTGCTTCACCGCTCTTGGATCAAATCGCACCGCGACGTTGTCGTATATGGTATCCGCATTGTCATGTATCTGGGCCTGGCAATCCTCATGGGGACCGTGTTCCTGAGACTGAAGACGGACCAAAAATACATCCAGGCATTCATAAATGCCATTTTCTTCGGCGGCGCCTTCATGTCGTTTATGGCGATTGCTTATGTTCCCGCCTTCCTAGAGGATTTGCACACTTTTTACCAGGAGCGTGCAAATGGCCTCGTTGGTCCACCTTCGTTTATGGTATCAAATTTCATCATTGGACTTCCATTCCTCTTCCTTATTACTCTCGTCTTCTCGATAGTGGAATATTGGCTATCTAACTTTCGCCCAAATGCCAGCGCGTTCTTTATGTGGGTTATGTGGTTATTCCTTGATCTCCTGGCAGCGGAGTCACTCGTTGTGTTGGTTTCATGTCTTTTTCCAGTTTTCGTTGTGGCATTGGCGATCACAGCCTTCGCAAATGGGCTTTGGATGTGCGTTGATGGATTCCTTGTACCAATGAGTATCCTCAATCCGTTTTGGAAGTATGTATTCCATTATATTGACTTCCAGGCATATGTATTTCAGGGTATGATGGTTAATGAGTTCGAATCCCGAGAGTACGCCTGCGCAAAGACGCCCCAAGGCTATCAGTGTATGTATTATAGTGACTTGAATTCGGCGGGGAAAATCCGTGGCACGGCGGTTTTGGATAATTTTAGTATTTCTATGGGGCTGGAGGGGACCTGGGTTGGAATTCTCATTGGTATTATCGCAGGATATAGGCTCTTGGCTTATCTAGTCCTGATTTGGCGGAAATAA